Proteins encoded together in one Ipomoea triloba cultivar NCNSP0323 chromosome 4, ASM357664v1 window:
- the LOC116015197 gene encoding F-box protein At1g30200-like — MEDLEHKNSSIDNFEGEREKDRDGAHIDDLPNEVLLLILHRLEDAKCLCRCYLVSKRFASLIPNIHNVTFSVPDRDSHSNSYSNPSISDGERQKNFPKNVLNLLVNNLLTKPFHYLRQITAGPSLPSLSSSPAFDSVAFVSGVRFLKKFREIQRLEIRTPCFHAQDPTLLKWEAGLGKDSIFCVSLFSSSSYELPAENSVDEGNALNPEAFALTNELLRDRVEIAYQCFMDALWRRHVLRHIVVDHKMLEVAKFTDQKRNGTVCLRKEQVANLRDLRAAEAGYI, encoded by the coding sequence ATGGAGGACCTAGAACACAAGAATTCTTCAATTGACAATTTTGAAGGGGAAAGGGAAAAGGATCGAGATGGAGCTCATATCGATGATCTTCCTAATGAAGTTTTGCTCTTAATTTTGCACAGGTTAGAGGATGCGAAATGCCTATGTAGATGCTACCTTGTCTCCAAACGCTTTGCCTCCCTTATTCCTAATATCCACAATGTTACCTTTTCCGTTCCTGATCGAGATTCACATTCTAATTCCTATTCCAACCCCTCCATTTCAGATGGCGAAAGACAAAAGAATTTCCCCAAGAATGTATTAAACTTGCTTGTGAACAACCTGCTTACGAAGCCCTTCCATTATCTCCGACAGATCACCGCTGGCCCATCATTGCCATCGCTTTCCTCTAGCCCCGCATTTGACTCTGTTGCATTTGTCTCTGGCGTGCGGTTCCTGAAGAAATTCAGGGAAATCCAACGGCTTGAAATCCGGACACCATGTTTCCACGCTCAAGATCCAACTCTGCTAAAATGGGAAGCTGGGCTTGGAAAAGACTCCATCTTCTGCGTGAGCCTCTTCTCGTCCTCCTCCTACGAACTGCCAGCTGAGAACAGCGTTGATGAGGGTAATGCTCTGAATCCCGAAGCCTTCGCCTTAACAAACGAGTTGCTGAGAGATCGAGTGGAAATAGCATACCAGTGTTTCATGGATGCACTGTGGAGGCGCCACGTTCTCAGGCACATCGTCGTGGACCACAAAATGCTGGAAGTGGCAAAATTCACAGATCAAAAGAGAAATGGGACGGTATGCTTGAGGAAAGAACAGGTCGCCAATCTCCGGGACTTGAGGGCCGCCGAGGCAGGTTACATTTAG
- the LOC116016497 gene encoding autophagy-related protein 9 yields MMFSGSKAAHGLFRWKWRGESSITTGLLDDVPPEIELSDYHRAPSAGSESPSGLLNGESFSGEPIADLDLFFERLYSYHCEKGLWCIIIKWILELLGLAFTTFFSAFFLLIVDWNGLRNAKCGMDAVESGIKPCDLSKEALHRHPLTPFTVSKAIVVGYLGIFSIYWIFCFLRFFAQLKDTLKIRDFYYNSLHVTDNEIQTMPWASILEKIVQLQNSQQLCVVKDLSIQDVVMRLMRKENYLIGMVNKGVLAFPISPWVPGVGPVKFSLNGLQHRLMLTKTLEWTLNWCVLQSMFDRNYCVRRDFVSDPKTLKKRLMIVGIAMLFLSPFLVIFMLVYLFLRHAEQFYNHPSTASSRRWSTLAKWMFREYNEVDHLFKHRITSSIVHASDYLKQFPSPIISLIAKFISFVSGGFAAVLIIIAFLDESLLEGHIFGRNLLWYGAVFGAITAISRAAITDELLVLNPHEAMSLVVQHTHYMPKRWRGKEQTEGVRLEFETLFQYTGMMLLEEMASIFVTPYLLLFVVPKRVDAILQFITDFTVDVEGVGHVCSFSAFDFRNHGNSKYGSPFNAPRTQRSSQGKMEKSFLSFHTSYLSSEPNADGKEFLSRLKAFREQKLRGQEIRPAYPTSRFQPWNLNFRGSSDRNPYFSREMNIDNLGGGYELDSMWLMAGEQRSCPYILDWYYTSCPHDMTDGPRGTQHDQFDVGEESLEDAWKRSNSLQNKLGDENWGHTFDDDDDDRTRSHLDASTSAPLFRESSVLQQHDNNNLAHSAKRGWWARSRPQVRDPQTSFLEPSAFFNRGGTQASFLEPPPFINRGPQTSFLEPTASTHHPQTSFVEPPSTFNRHPQASFVEPPPTSNRYPQDNYDTSPDTSVDEQGNLDLRNSNRLTRTFFMDESGGDFNLPFDDIYGRRSASSSRRSSDDAADLV; encoded by the exons ATGATGTTTAGTGGGTCAAAAGCTGCTCATGGCCTTTTTAGATGGAAATGGCGTGGTGAATCGTCTATAACTACAGGCTTACTAGATGATGTGCCTCCTGAAATTGAGTTGTCTGACTATCACAGAGCACCGAGTGCTGGTAGTGAAAGCCCATCTGGGCTTCTTAATGGTGAGAGCTTCAGTGGTGAACCAATTGCTGATCTAGACCTGTTCTTTGAGAGGCTTTACAGCTACCACTGTGAGAAAGGGCTATGGTGCATTATCATCAAGTGGATTCTTGAGCTTTTGGGACTGGCTTTCACCACATTCTTCTCTgcatttttcttattaattgtTGATTGGAATGGGCTTCGCAATGCAAAGTGTGGGATGGATGCTGTAGAATCTGGAATTAAGCCTTGTGATCTATCTAAGGAAGCTCTTCATCGGCATCCATTGACACCTTTTACGGTTTCTAAAGCTATTGTTGTTGGTTACCTTGGAATATTTTCCATATACTGGATCTTTTGCTTCTTAAGATTCTTTGCACAGCTAAAGGACACATTAAAAATTCGGGACTTTTACTACAACAG TCTCCATGTCACAGATAATGAAATACAAACCATGCCATGGGCATCAATTCTTgaaaaaattgttcaattacagAATTCACAACAACTATGCGTGGTCAAAGATCTTTCAATTCAGGATGTGGTTATGCGATTAATGCGGAAGGAAAATTATTTGATTGGAATGGTCAATAAAGGGGTGCTTGCCTTCCCTATTTCTCCATGGGTACCTGGTGTTGGTCCTGTCAAATTTTCTTTGAATGGTCTCCAACATCGTCTGATGCTAACAAAGACCCTAGAGTGGACACTTAATTGGTGTGTACTGCAGAGCATGTTTGATAG GAATTATTGTGTAAGAAGGGACTTTGTGTCCGATCCTAAAACATTAAAGAAAAGGCTTATGATTGTTGGAATCGCAATGCTTTTTCTTTCTCCATTTCTTGTCATATTCATGCTGGTGTATCTCTTCTTGAGGCATGCTGAACAGTTCTACAATCATCCAAGTACAGCGTCATCCCGTAGGTGGTCAACTCTAGCAAAGTGGATGTTTAGGGAATACAACGAG GTTGACCATTTATTTAAGCACAGGATAACCAGCAGTATAGTACATGCATCTGATTATCTGAAGCAATTCCCCTCGCCTATTATATCACTGATTGCGAAGTTCATCTCTTTTGTTTCTGGTGGTTTTGCTGCTGTTCTTATAATCATTGCTTTCCTAGATGAATCCCTGCTGGAAGGCCAT ATATTTGGTCGCAACTTGTTATGGTATGGAGCGGTTTTCGGAGCAATCACTGCTATTAGTCGGGCTGCAATAACAGATGAACTTCTTGTCCTTAATCCACATGAGGCGATGTCGCTTGTAGTCCAACACACGCATTATATGCCTAAGCGATGGCGAGGGAAAGAACAAACTGAGGGTGTCCGATTGGAGTTTGAAACTCTATTTCAG TATACTGGTATGATGTTGCTGGAAGAGATGGCTTCAATCTTTGTTACGCCTTACCTACTTCTATTTGTGGTTCCAAAG AGAGTGGATGCAATTCTGCAGTTCATTACAGATTTCACAGTAGATGTCGAGGGTGTTGGCCACGTTTGCAG CTTTAGTGCCTTTGATTTTAGGAACCATGGCAATAGCAAATATGGTTCGCCCTTTAATGCTCCCCGCACCCAGAGGAGTTCCCAGGGGAAAATGGAAAAATCATTCTTGAG CTTTCATACTAGCTACCTCTCCTCGGAGCCTAACGCTGATGGGAAAGAATTCCTTTCGAGATTGAAAGCTTTCAGAGAACAGAAGCTGCGTGGGCAGGAAATCAGACCTGCGTATCCAACCTCGAGATTTCAACCGTGGAATCTCAACTTTAGAGGCTCAAGTGACAGGAATCCCTATTTCTCGAGGGAGATGAACATCGATAACTTGGGGGGCGGATATGAGCTGGACTCTATGTGGCTGATGGCTGGAGAACAGAGAAGTTGTCCTTATATTCTTGACTGGTATTATACCTCGTGTCCTCACGACATGACTGATGGTCCGAGAGGCACTCAACATGACCAGTTTGATGTGGGTGAGGAAAGCCTTGAAGATGCTTGGAAGCGATCCAATTCATTGCAAAACAAATTAGGCGATGAGAATTGGGGGCACACAttcgatgatgatgatgatgatagaaCACGAAGCCACCTTGATGCTTCAACATCCGCGCCTCTCTTCCGGGAAAGCAGTGTCCTGCAGCAACACGACAACAACAACCTGGCACATTCCGCAAAGAGGGGCTGGTGGGCTAGAAGTAGGCCACAAGTTCGGGATCCCCAGACGAGCTTTCTCGAGCCTTCCGCTTTCTTCAACCGCGGTGGTACTCAGGCAAGCTTTCTCGAACCTCCTCCTTTCATTAACCGTGGCCCTCAGACAAGCTTTCTCGAGCCTACTGCTTCCACCCACCATCCTCAGACAAGCTTTGTCGAACCGCCTTCAACTTTCAACCGCCATCCCCAGGCGAGCTTCGTTGAACCCCCTCCAACCTCCAACCGCTATCCTCAAGATAACTATGATACCTCCCCCGACACAAGTGTAGACGAACAGGGAAACCTGGATTTGAGGAACTCAAATCGGTTGACACGAACGTTCTTCATGGATGAATCGGGCGGAGACTTTAACCTTCCTTTCGATGATATTTATGGAAGGCGTTCGGCAAGCTCCAGTAGGAGGAGTTCAGATGATGCTGCAGATCTCGTGTGA